In the genome of Mucilaginibacter defluvii, one region contains:
- a CDS encoding GumC family protein, which yields MQDGTVTAQNVQNTDEESVDFKQILFRYLYHWPLYVVAAVIAICAAFFYMRYTPPVYQMQTSLLIKNDSKNGSAPQMALSEIDLFSNNKVVENEIEILKSKALMEKVVTNLNLGIEYYSTNDIIERPLYKNGPIDMYAIEFNPNSRAYELMFTYLGGNKFVVQNKEGEKFNGEFGKIYHKFFGSWKIDNTKDVQAFKGHEIKIKIAKPYLIANRLLGSLLITLPTKNVTVLQISLEDVIPKRGTDILNRLIFEYNKAAVEDKNLVTESTLKFVQDRLDSLGSELNIAERRVEEFKSSKGLTNISSEADMVLKNIQTVDAKLNEVNIQLSVIEGIEKYVANADQTSSVPTTLGLNDPVLLGLISNLTDLEAKKASILSNGTVNNPLLEPLQVQIEASKRAISESVQVMKNSLLLTKRDLTSTTSRMEGAIRQIPKQERQFIDLQRQQTIKDNLVTYLLQKREEAALSYAATIADSRVIDEPYVNDSPIKPKAQIVYTLALVLGLVVSTGYVYIKDQLNNKIASQQDVMDKTKAPILGQIMFSDGFEPVVVKPKSRKAIAEQFRAFRTNLQFVFGAKQESHVTLFTSSMSGEGKSFVALNLGAAFAISNRKTVVLELDLRKPKISTSLGIDNSFGMSNYLIGKATKEEIVKQSEVHPNLYIISSGPIPPNPAELLEQQAMDDLIAYLKQNFDEIIIDSPPVGLVTDTLILARLADLSLYIVRHGYTQKNQVQMLNQLYEERKLPKLGIVMNAIQSTGSYGYGYGYGYGYGYGYGYGYGYYSDDNNRTNTSFKKKIAKFLSRF from the coding sequence ATGCAAGACGGAACAGTAACTGCCCAAAACGTGCAAAATACTGACGAAGAATCGGTTGATTTTAAGCAAATATTATTCAGGTACCTCTATCATTGGCCGTTGTATGTTGTTGCAGCGGTTATCGCTATTTGTGCCGCTTTCTTTTACATGCGCTACACCCCGCCGGTGTATCAGATGCAAACTTCGTTATTAATTAAGAACGACTCAAAAAATGGTTCAGCTCCGCAAATGGCTCTGAGCGAAATTGACCTCTTCTCCAATAATAAAGTTGTTGAAAACGAAATCGAGATTTTGAAATCAAAAGCCTTGATGGAAAAGGTTGTCACCAACCTAAACCTGGGCATTGAATATTACTCAACTAACGACATTATTGAACGGCCGTTATACAAAAATGGGCCTATAGATATGTACGCTATTGAATTTAACCCTAATTCGCGCGCATATGAATTGATGTTCACTTATTTAGGCGGCAATAAATTCGTGGTTCAAAATAAAGAGGGTGAAAAATTCAATGGAGAGTTTGGTAAGATATACCATAAATTCTTCGGTTCATGGAAAATTGATAATACCAAAGATGTTCAGGCGTTCAAAGGCCATGAGATCAAGATCAAGATTGCCAAGCCATACCTCATTGCAAACCGTTTACTAGGTAGTTTATTAATTACTCTACCAACTAAAAACGTTACAGTTTTACAGATTTCCCTTGAGGATGTTATACCAAAAAGGGGAACTGACATCTTAAACCGCTTGATTTTCGAGTACAACAAAGCCGCCGTTGAGGACAAAAACCTGGTTACCGAAAGTACGCTTAAGTTTGTTCAGGACCGTTTAGACTCGTTAGGCAGTGAACTTAACATAGCCGAACGCAGAGTAGAAGAATTCAAAAGCAGCAAGGGTTTAACCAATATCTCATCAGAGGCGGATATGGTGTTGAAGAATATTCAAACTGTTGACGCTAAGCTGAACGAGGTAAACATCCAGTTGAGCGTTATAGAGGGTATAGAGAAATACGTAGCCAATGCAGATCAAACATCTTCAGTACCTACAACACTTGGCCTTAATGACCCGGTATTGTTAGGTTTAATTTCCAATCTTACCGATCTTGAAGCAAAAAAGGCAAGCATATTGTCAAACGGTACGGTTAATAATCCGTTATTAGAGCCCTTGCAGGTACAGATAGAAGCTTCGAAAAGAGCGATAAGCGAGAGTGTGCAGGTAATGAAAAATTCGTTATTACTTACCAAGCGCGATCTAACCTCTACTACCAGCCGGATGGAAGGGGCCATCAGGCAGATACCGAAGCAGGAGCGCCAGTTCATAGACCTGCAACGCCAGCAAACTATTAAGGATAACCTGGTAACCTACCTGTTGCAAAAACGCGAGGAAGCAGCCTTATCATATGCGGCAACCATTGCCGATAGCCGTGTAATTGATGAACCTTATGTGAATGATTCACCAATAAAACCTAAAGCGCAAATTGTTTATACATTGGCTTTGGTGTTAGGCCTGGTTGTGTCAACCGGCTATGTTTATATTAAAGATCAGCTTAACAATAAGATTGCGAGCCAGCAGGATGTGATGGATAAAACCAAAGCGCCAATACTTGGCCAAATTATGTTTAGTGATGGTTTTGAGCCGGTAGTGGTTAAGCCTAAAAGCCGTAAAGCAATTGCCGAGCAGTTCAGGGCATTCCGCACTAACCTTCAATTTGTGTTTGGCGCCAAGCAGGAATCGCATGTAACGTTGTTTACTTCCAGCATGTCTGGCGAGGGTAAAAGCTTCGTGGCGCTTAACCTGGGTGCTGCTTTCGCGATATCAAACCGTAAAACGGTTGTTTTAGAGCTCGATTTACGTAAACCAAAAATCTCAACAAGTTTGGGTATCGATAACTCTTTTGGTATGAGTAATTACCTGATCGGGAAGGCTACAAAAGAGGAAATTGTTAAGCAGAGCGAGGTACATCCAAACCTGTATATTATTAGTTCGGGGCCTATTCCACCAAACCCTGCCGAGTTATTGGAGCAACAGGCGATGGACGACCTGATCGCTTACCTGAAGCAAAATTTTGATGAGATTATTATTGACTCACCACCGGTAGGCCTGGTTACTGATACCCTGATACTTGCCCGTTTGGCTGATCTGAGCTTGTACATTGTAAGGCATGGTTATACCCAAAAAAACCAAGTGCAGATGCTCAATCAGCTTTACGAAGAGCGCAAATTGCCTAAGCTGGGTATCGTAATGAATGCAATTCAGTCAACAGGAAGCTACGGTTACGGTTACGGATATGGCTACGGATATGGCTATGGATATGGCTACGGATATGGCTATTACTCAGATGATAATAACCGTACAAATACTTCTTTCAAAAAGAAAATAGCTAAATTCCTGAGTCGTTTTTAG